The DNA sequence GTGCGCGCGAACACGCTCGCGAGGATCTCGTCCTTGGAGAAGAAGCCCGAGAAGAACGGGATGCCGGCGATCGCCAGCGTCGCGATCCACATCAGGTAGAACGTCACGGGCATGTGCGCCTTGAGGCCGCCCATGTTGCGCATGTCCTGCGCGTCCTCGTGCTTGTGCGTCGCGTGGTACGCCTGGTGCATGGCGTAGATCACGGAGCCCGAGCCAAGGAACAGCAGCGCCTTGAAGAAGGCGTGCGTCATCAGGTGGAACACGCCTGCCGTGTACGCGCCCACGCCAACGCCGACGAACATGTAGCCGAGCTGCGAGACGGTGGAGTACGCGAGCACCTTCTTGATGTCCCACTGCTTGAGGCCGATCGTCGCGGCGAACACGGCCGTGAGCGCACCGACCAGGGCCACCGTGAGCTGCGCCGTGGGCGCCAGCGCGAAGAGCAGGCCCGAGCGGGCGATCAGGTACACACCCGCCGTCACCATCGTGGCGGCGTGGATGAGCGCCGAGACCGGCGTCGGGCCCGCCATGGCGTCCGGCAGCCACACGTACAGCGGGATCTGCGCCGACTTGCCCGTGGCGCCGAGGAACAGGAACAGCGCGATCGCCGTCGGCACCAGCGCCCCGACCTCGACGTCGCCCAGCGCGCCCTCGAGGCCCGTGAAGCTCAGGGTGCCGAAGTTCGCGAACATCAGGAACATCGCGACCAGCATGCCGAAGTCGCCGATGCGGTTCACGATGAAGGCCTTCTTGCCGGCGTCGGCGTTGGCCTTCTCCGAGAACCAGAAGCCGATGAGCAGGTACGAGCAGAGTCCCACGCCTTCCCAGCCCACGAACATCAGCGGGTAGCTCGAGCCGAGCACCAGCAGGAGCATGAAGAAGACGAACAGGTTGAGGTACGCGAAGTAGCGCGGATACCCCGGGTCGTCCTGCATGTAGCCGACGGAGAACAGGTGGATCAGCGAGCCGATGCCCGTGATGATCAGCACCATGACCATCGAAAGCTGGTCGAGCTGGAAGGCCACGTCGATGCTGAGATCGCCGGTGGGCATCCACTGGAACAGCGTGAGGATGTAGGGATCCTCGATGTGCGCGGCGCGCATGGCGCCGAAGATCGCGACGGCGAGGCCGAAGCTCAGCAGTAGGACGCCGGGGCCGATCAGCGAGACCAGCTTGGCCGCAGGATGGCGCGCCGCGTGATGGTCGTCGTGCCCGTGGTCATCGTGGCCATGCGCCGCATGGCCGTGGTCGCCGTGCGCATGTTCAGAGGCGGCCGTCGGGTCCGCGGGACCCGCGTGCGCGGCGTGCTTCAACGAGAGGAACCCGTTGAGCGCGAAGCCGAGCAGCGGCAGCACCGGCAGCAGCCACGCGAAGCGCGCGACCGTGTCGGCCAGCGGATGGCCCATCTCGGGGGGAGGAGTCTGGATCATCAGCCTTTCAGCAGGTTGATGTCATCGAGGTTCACCGACTGGCGGTGACGGAAGATCGAGATCACGATCGCGAGCCCGACGGCCGCTTCGGCGGCGGCCACCGTGATGACGAAGAGCACGAAGACCTCGCCGGACGCGCCGTACACCTTGCTCAGCGCCACCAGCGAGAGATTCACGGCGTTGAGCATCAGCTCGATGCACATGAAGAGGATGATCGCGTTGCGGCGCGTGAGCACGCCGATCACGCCGATGGCGAAGAGCGCCGCGGAGAGCGCGAGGGATTCAGCCAGCATGGGTCAGCTCCTCTTGCGGCCGAGGGTGACCGCGCCGACGATCGCCACGAGCAGCAGGATCGAGGCCAGCTCGAAGGCCAGCAGTTGGTCCCTGAGCAGCACCTCGGCGATCGGGGCGATGATGCCGCCCGGCTCGTTGCGCATCGCCTCGCCGCTCGCCACCGGCAGCGTGAGCTGCGCGCTCCACTTGGCCCGCGCCAGCACCATCACCTCGGCCAGCAGCGCCGCGCCGACGAAGCCCGCCGTCACGCGCGGCAGGTTGCCGCGGATGTCGCTCACGTCCTCGGGCTTGCCGAGGTTGAGCAGCATGACGACGAACAGGAACACGACCATGATGGCGCCGGCGTACACCAAGATCTGGATGGCGCCGATGAACTGCGCATCCAGCATCACATAGAGCGCCGCCAGGCAGAACATCACGTTCACCAACCACAGCGCGGCCGCCACCGGGCTCTTGCGCGTCACGAACAGGATCGCCGAGACCAGCGCGATCACCGCGAAGAGATAGAAGTGGAACGAGAAGAAGAGCGGGAAGAACTCGTTGTTCATCCGTCACTCCCCCCGCGGGTCGGCGGGGTCCCACAGCTCGCTCACCGGGTGCGTCTGGGCCGTGAGGCGCTCGAGGTCGTACACGAACTTGTCGCGCGAGTACTCGGCGTTCTCGTAGTGGCGGCCCATGTGGATCGCCTCTTCCGGGCAGACTTCCTGGCAGTAGCCGCAGAAGATGCAGCGGAACTCATCGATCTCGAACACCAGCGGGTAGCGGTTCCCCGCCTCGTCCTCGCCGGGCACGAGCTTGATGCAGTTGGCCGGGCACACCGTCGGGCAGAGGCCGCAGGCCACGCACTTCGCCTTGCCGTCCTCGGTGGTGAGCATGCGGTGCGTGCCGCGCCAGCGCGGGGAAATGTCCCAGCGCTCGTCGGGATACTGCACCGTGACCTTATGCGGGTTCACGAGATGCTTGAGTGTGAGCCCAAGGCCCGACAGCGTGGCGCGCACGTAGCTCACCTCGCCGACCGGCCGCTCCATGACCTTCACGTTGATCGCCATATCAGCGGATCTCCTCGGGGGCCAGCGTCGCGCGCATCGGGGCGCGGCCGCGCAGGCGTTCGATTTCCTCGGGGCTCAGGCGCGTCGACGCCGGGCTCACCAAGCGGCCGCGGTCGAGCACCAGGAAGAGCAGCAGCACGCAGACCAGGTTGAGCCCGCCCATGGCGTACCCGAAGGTCGCGCCGCGGCCGAGTCCGGCCATGTCCATCACCACGATCGCGCCCGAGATGAGCACCAGGTACACCAGCGCGATCGGCAGCATCACCTGCCAGCCCAGCGACATCAACTGGTCGTAGCGGAAGCGCGGGAGCGTCCAGCGCACCCAGATGTAGAAGAAGACGAAGAAGATCGTCTTGAACGCGAACATGCCGAAGGTCGCGGCCGCCTTGGCCACGCTGTACGGACCGGTCGAATCCCAGTCCGTAAACGGGATGTCCCAGCCGCCGAGGAACAGCGTCACGAACATCGCGCTCGTCGTGACCATGTTCGCGTACTCGGAGATGGGGAACATCGAGAACTTCATCGCGCTGTATTCGCTGTGGTAGCCGGCGATGAGCTCCGATTCCGCTTCCGGCATGTCGAAGGGCACGCGGTTCGTCTCGGCGAACGCCGACACGAGGAACAGGAAGCCCGCGACCGAGAGGATGATCGCGTTCCAGGTCGAGCCCTGCTGCTGCGCAATGATCTCCGTCAGCGACACGTTGCCGCTCACGAGCAGCACGCAGAGCAGCGCCATGCCCATCGTGATCTCATAGCTGACCATCTGCGCCGAGGCGCGGAGGCCGCCGAGCAGGGCGTACTTGTTGTTCGAGCTCCAGCCGGCGATCACGATGCCGTAGACGCCGAGCGAGGCGATGCCGATCGTATACAGGAAGCCGATCGGCAGGTCGGCGACGACCATGTCCACGCGGCCCCAGGCCGTCGGCATGGGTGCGGCAAAGGGAATCACCGCCCAGGCGATGAGCGCCGGGATGAACGCGATGGCCGGCGCGAGGATGAACAGCGGCTTGTTCACGCCGCCGGGCATCGACTCTTCCTTCATGATGTTCTTCACGCCGTCAGCCAGCACCTGGAACAAGCCCCAGGGGCCCACGCGGTTGGGGCCGTGCCGGTCCTGGATCCAGCCCGAGATCTTCCGCTCGGCCAGCGTCGTGTAGGCCACGCCGACCATGTAGAGCGTGAAGATGGCCAGCATCTTGATGACCGTGAAGATCACGAAGGGCCAGAAGCCCAGCTCGAGTTGCGTCTGATCCATTACGCGGCCCCCGCCTTCGCGTCGCTCACGGAGGCACCGTAGAGACCGAGCGTCTCATAGCTCAGCCCCGCGAACGCGCGCTCGCTCTGCGCGAGCGCCGCGAACACCGCGCTGGGCAGGAAATAGTCGCTCTTCACGCCGATGGCGTTGTTGAGGTCGGCCAGGGCGAACCAGCTCGGCCGGGCCAATCCCGGCGCCGCCTTGGCCTGCAGGAAGCGCTGCACGCGGCCGCGCAGGTTCGTGAACGTGCCTTCCTCCTCGGCCACGTTCGCGATGGGCAGCACCACGTGCGGCGTCACGACGCCGTGCGGCAGCGTCGTGCCGACGACGATGATCGCGCTGGCGCGCGACACCTTGCCGAGGTCGAGACCCGTGAGTTCCTCGTCCGCGAGCACGAGCACGTCACCGTCCTTGAGGCCGGCGAGCGGGTCGGCATCGTTGCGCACGAAGCCGAGCAGCTCGGCGCCCACCACGTTCGGGGCGCGATCGGCGCGCAGCGAGAGGTCCGCCACGCCCGGCAGCGGCGCCTCGGGGCCCGTTTCGCAGCGGAAGCTCCCCTGCCCGCCCGTCTTGGCAATCAGCTGCTTGAGCAGGAACAGCGCCTCGTTCGAGAGCTTCGGGCTCGCGAGCACGAACGCCCGCTTACCGCTGAGGAGCTTGGACGCCTCGTTGTAGGCGATCTCCCAATCGACCGGCGAGAGCACGCCGGCCAGCTGGATCTTCGGCGCCTCGTTGCGGTCGGGGCGATTCATCCAGCGATAGTCGAGCCGGCCCTGGTCGCAGAGGTAGAACTGGTTGACCTGGTCGTTGGAGCGCGGCTTCTGGCGCACGACGACGTTGTCGCGCGTCTCGAGGATCGTGTTGCAGCCCTGCGTGCAGCCGGTGCACACCGAGGCCGTGCGATCGAGCTCCCAGGCGCGCGCCTTGTTCAGGAAGTCCTTGGAGACGAGGGCGCCGACCGGGCAGAGATCGATGACGTTCGCCGCCCACGGCTGCGTGAGGTCGGCGTCGCCCGCCTTGCCGATGGTCGCGCGATCGTCGCGCTCGGAGACGTTGAGCACCGGCGCCTGATGCACGTCGTCCATGAAGCGGACGCAGCGCGTGCAGAGGATGCAGCGGTTGGTGACGTAGAGGACGTCGCCGCCGAAGTCCTCGACCGGGTTGAAGCGCTTGGGCTCGCGGTAGCGCGAGTCGGCGCGCCCTTCCTGGAAGGTGTAGTCCTGCAGCTCGCACTCGCCGGCCTGGTCGCAGATCGGGCAGTCGAGCGGATGGTTGATGAGCAGCAGCTCGAGCACGCCCTTGCGGGCCTCGAGCGCCTTCTCGGAGTAGACGTGCACCACCTGCCCTTCGGCCACCGCCGTCGCACAGGACGGCGCCAGCTTCGGCATCTTCTCGACTTCCACGAGGCACATGCGGCAGACGCCGGCCACGGGGAGCCCCGGGTGGTAGCAGTAGTGCGGGACGAGCACGCCCGCCTGCTTGGCCGCCTCGAGAATGCTGGTGCCCGCGGGCACCGACACCTGCCGGCCTTCGATCGTGAGATTGACCTGCTGGCTCATACGCCCGCCCCCATCGCCACCGTGGACGAGCGCTTGCCCTTGATCAGCGCCTCGAACTCGCCGCGGAACTTGTTGATGCCGGAGGTCACCGGCGCCGCGCAGGAGTCCGACAGCACGCAGATCGTCTTGCCCGTCATGTTCTCGGCCAAGTCGAAAATGGTATCGAGGTCCTCGAACGTGCCCTGACCGGCGACGATACGCTCGAGGATCTTGGTCATCCACGCGGTGCCTTCGCGGCACTGCGTGCACTGGGCGCAGCTCTCATGCGCATAGAAGCGCGAGAGGCGTGCGAGCTGGCGCGGCATGGACTGCGCGTCGTCGAAGATGATCACGCCGCCGGAGCCGAGCATGGTGCCGACTTCGAGGAAGCCCTCGTAGTCCATCTTCACGGATTCGGCTTCGTCGATCGTGATCACCGGCACGGACGAACCGCCCGGGATCAGCGCCTTGAACTTGCGGCCCGGCAGCGGTCCGCCGCAGAGGTCGTACAGGAACTCCTTGAAGGAGAAGCCCATCACGACTTCGTAGTTGCCCGGCTTGGCCACGTTGCCGCAGACCGAGAAGAGCTTGCTGCCCGTGCTCTTCGGCGACGACAGGCACATCGCCTTGTACCACTCGGCGCCGTTGTTGAGGATGTGCGGTACGGCGGTCAGCGTCTCGACGTTGTTGATCGTCGTCGGCTGGCCGAACAGCCCGCTCACCGCCGGGAACGGCGGCTTGATGCGCGGATTGCCACGCTTGCCCTCGAGCGAGTTCATCAGGGCGGTTTCTTCGCCGCAGATGTACGCGCCGGCGCCGCGATGCACCCACACATCGATCTTCTTGCCGCTGCCCATCGCGTTGTTGCCGATGATGCCGGCGGCGCGCGCTTCCTTCAGCGCCTCCTCGAGGCGCGCGATGGGCTCCGTGAACTCACCGCGCACGTAGATGTAGGCCGTCTCCGCGCCGATGGCATACGCGCCGATGGCGCAGCCCTCGATGAGCGCATGCGGCGTCCAGCGCATGATCTCGCGGTCCTTGAACGTGCCCGGCTCGGATTCGTCGGCGTTGCAGGCGAGGTAGTGCGGCTTGCCGTCGTTCAGCTTCATGAACGACCACTTGAGGCCGGTCGGGAAGCCGGCGCCACCACGACCGCGCAGGCCGGACTCCTTCACGACGTTCTGGATCGCCACCGGATCCATCGTGAGGGCCTGCTGCAGCGCCTTGTAGCCGCCGAGTGACTTCCAGGTCTCGAGCTTGCGCGCCTCAGGATTGCCGAAGTGCTTGGAGAGCACCGGCGTCTCGCGCGGATGCGACTTATGCGGGTATCCCATTACTGCAGACCTGAGATGTAAGACGTGAGATTGAAGGTCACTGCAGGCCTCGCAGAATCTCGGGCACCTTCTCGGGCGTCACGTTCTCGACGTAGTCCTCGTTGATCTGCACCGGCGTGGCGAAACCGCAGGCGCCGAGGCACTCGACCTCGATCACCGTGTACTTGCCGTCAGGGCTCGTGAGGCCGAGCTCCTTGCAGCCCGTGTGCTCGAGGAAGGCCTCCACGACCTTGTCGGCACCGGCGCAGAGGCAGGGCGACGTCGTGCAGACCTGGATGAAGTGCTGCCCCACCGGATGCTGGTGGTACATGGTGTAGAAGGTCACGACGCCCTTCACGTAGGCGGCCGTGACGCCGAGCTGCTCGCCGATCTCGCGCATCGCGTCTTCGGAGATCCACCCGCGGTCCTGCTGGATCATCCAGAGACCCGGCAGCAAGCAGGCGCGCTTGTCGGGATAGCGGGTCTTCAGGTCGTCGAGCTCCTGCTTGCGCGCGGAGCCCGGCGTGAAGACCGGCTGGTACGGCTCGTGGTCGTGGCTCTGACCGTGGGGGGCGGCGCTAGGCGCCGAAGGTCCGTGGCTCACCGGTCGATCTCTCCCATCACGATGTCGATGGAGGCGTTGATCGCGATGACGTCGGAGAGCAGGTGGCCCTCCACCATCTTCGGGATCGCCGACAGGTTCACGAAGCTGGGCGGGCGGATGCGCCAGCGCGCCGGCTTGGCCGTGCCGTCGGACACGAAGTAGTAGCCCTTCTCACCCTTGGGGCTCTCGATCGGCACGTACACCTCGCCGATCGGCGGCCGCGGGCCTTCCATCACCAGCTTGAAGTGATGGATCATCGATTCCATCTCGCTCGTCGCCTTGGACTTCGGCGGCAGGATGATGCGCGGGTCATCCACGTTCACCGGCCCGTCGGGCAAGCGCTTCAGCGCCTGGTCGAGGATGCGCACCGACTGGCGCAGCTCTTCCTGCCGCACGAGGAAGCGGTCATACACGTCGCCGTTCGTGCCGACCGGGACGTCGAAGTCGTAGGTCTCGTAATCGAGATACGGGAAATCCTTGCGCACATCGTACGCCACGCCGCTCGCGCGCAGCATCGGACCCGTGAGGCCGTAGTTGAGCGCCTCCTGCGGCGTCATCACGCCCAAGCCCACCGTACGACCGACCCAGATCGCGTTCTTGTTGAGCATGCGCTCAACCTGATCCAGCGTCTTCGGGAAGGTGTCGATGAAGTGCCGCAGCTGGTCGGTCCAGCCTTCCGGCACGTCGGCGATCATGCCGCCCACGCGCGCCCCGCTCGTCGTCAGGCGGGCACCCGTCCAGCGCTCGAGCAGGTTGTACACGTTCTCGCGCTCCTGGAAGCTCCACAGGAAGGGCGTGAACGCGCCGATGTCGATGCAGGTCGTGCCCAGCCACACCAGGTGCGAGATGATGCGCGAGAGCTCCATGCCAATCACGCGGAGCACCTTGCAGCGCTCGGTGATCTCGATCCCGAACAGCCGCTCGGCGCCCAACGCATAGGCAATGTTGTTGCCCAGCGAGTTGAGATAGTCCTCGCGGTCCGTCCACGGGATGATCTGGTTGTACTGGCGGTACTCGCCGATCTTCTCGAAGCCGCAGTGCAGGTAGCCCACGTGCGGGATGCAGCGCACGACGGTCTCACCGTCGAGCTCGAGCACGAGGCGCAACACGCCGTGCGTGGCCGGGTGCTGCGGGCCGATGTTGATCAGCATGTGCTCGCCTTCGAACTCCGGCTCGGCGGGCGCATGCGGGCTCATCAAGCCCTCGGCGCCGAGCGGGATGCGCTGCGGCTTGCCGTCGGGCCCGAGGCCGGTGGTCGAGAGCGCGACCTCGA is a window from the Pseudogemmatithrix spongiicola genome containing:
- the nuoK gene encoding NADH-quinone oxidoreductase subunit NuoK, coding for MLAESLALSAALFAIGVIGVLTRRNAIILFMCIELMLNAVNLSLVALSKVYGASGEVFVLFVITVAAAEAAVGLAIVISIFRHRQSVNLDDINLLKG
- a CDS encoding 2Fe-2S iron-sulfur cluster-binding protein, with protein sequence MSQQVNLTIEGRQVSVPAGTSILEAAKQAGVLVPHYCYHPGLPVAGVCRMCLVEVEKMPKLAPSCATAVAEGQVVHVYSEKALEARKGVLELLLINHPLDCPICDQAGECELQDYTFQEGRADSRYREPKRFNPVEDFGGDVLYVTNRCILCTRCVRFMDDVHQAPVLNVSERDDRATIGKAGDADLTQPWAANVIDLCPVGALVSKDFLNKARAWELDRTASVCTGCTQGCNTILETRDNVVVRQKPRSNDQVNQFYLCDQGRLDYRWMNRPDRNEAPKIQLAGVLSPVDWEIAYNEASKLLSGKRAFVLASPKLSNEALFLLKQLIAKTGGQGSFRCETGPEAPLPGVADLSLRADRAPNVVGAELLGFVRNDADPLAGLKDGDVLVLADEELTGLDLGKVSRASAIIVVGTTLPHGVVTPHVVLPIANVAEEEGTFTNLRGRVQRFLQAKAAPGLARPSWFALADLNNAIGVKSDYFLPSAVFAALAQSERAFAGLSYETLGLYGASVSDAKAGAA
- the nuoD gene encoding NADH dehydrogenase (quinone) subunit D, whose translation is MSPHAPAEPEFEGEHMLINIGPQHPATHGVLRLVLELDGETVVRCIPHVGYLHCGFEKIGEYRQYNQIIPWTDREDYLNSLGNNIAYALGAERLFGIEITERCKVLRVIGMELSRIISHLVWLGTTCIDIGAFTPFLWSFQERENVYNLLERWTGARLTTSGARVGGMIADVPEGWTDQLRHFIDTFPKTLDQVERMLNKNAIWVGRTVGLGVMTPQEALNYGLTGPMLRASGVAYDVRKDFPYLDYETYDFDVPVGTNGDVYDRFLVRQEELRQSVRILDQALKRLPDGPVNVDDPRIILPPKSKATSEMESMIHHFKLVMEGPRPPIGEVYVPIESPKGEKGYYFVSDGTAKPARWRIRPPSFVNLSAIPKMVEGHLLSDVIAINASIDIVMGEIDR
- the nuoL gene encoding NADH-quinone oxidoreductase subunit L, which codes for MIQTPPPEMGHPLADTVARFAWLLPVLPLLGFALNGFLSLKHAAHAGPADPTAASEHAHGDHGHAAHGHDDHGHDDHHAARHPAAKLVSLIGPGVLLLSFGLAVAIFGAMRAAHIEDPYILTLFQWMPTGDLSIDVAFQLDQLSMVMVLIITGIGSLIHLFSVGYMQDDPGYPRYFAYLNLFVFFMLLLVLGSSYPLMFVGWEGVGLCSYLLIGFWFSEKANADAGKKAFIVNRIGDFGMLVAMFLMFANFGTLSFTGLEGALGDVEVGALVPTAIALFLFLGATGKSAQIPLYVWLPDAMAGPTPVSALIHAATMVTAGVYLIARSGLLFALAPTAQLTVALVGALTAVFAATIGLKQWDIKKVLAYSTVSQLGYMFVGVGVGAYTAGVFHLMTHAFFKALLFLGSGSVIYAMHQAYHATHKHEDAQDMRNMGGLKAHMPVTFYLMWIATLAIAGIPFFSGFFSKDEILASVFARTHGSTLAEGALLGVPGSVVLYVVYALGLAAALMTAIYMTRMMLYTFHGPNRTGDAERPHLKEAPWIMTGPLVVLGVLSLAGGWFNIPPILGFLGADGVLHHWLEPVTGAAELMVTHGEAAHLSHSTEYVLIGTAIAIAVAGIAFAFAKLKPEALKPAKESPAEQGLAKTLYNKWYVDEGYDKAIVQPTVAVSRTVLWKGIDVGLIDGLLVNGSAVFTKALAWAGAQLHTGRVGTYAWIFVLGAVMVLGAFTFF
- the nuoF gene encoding NADH-quinone oxidoreductase subunit NuoF, which encodes MGYPHKSHPRETPVLSKHFGNPEARKLETWKSLGGYKALQQALTMDPVAIQNVVKESGLRGRGGAGFPTGLKWSFMKLNDGKPHYLACNADESEPGTFKDREIMRWTPHALIEGCAIGAYAIGAETAYIYVRGEFTEPIARLEEALKEARAAGIIGNNAMGSGKKIDVWVHRGAGAYICGEETALMNSLEGKRGNPRIKPPFPAVSGLFGQPTTINNVETLTAVPHILNNGAEWYKAMCLSSPKSTGSKLFSVCGNVAKPGNYEVVMGFSFKEFLYDLCGGPLPGRKFKALIPGGSSVPVITIDEAESVKMDYEGFLEVGTMLGSGGVIIFDDAQSMPRQLARLSRFYAHESCAQCTQCREGTAWMTKILERIVAGQGTFEDLDTIFDLAENMTGKTICVLSDSCAAPVTSGINKFRGEFEALIKGKRSSTVAMGAGV
- a CDS encoding NuoI/complex I 23 kDa subunit family protein → MERPVGEVSYVRATLSGLGLTLKHLVNPHKVTVQYPDERWDISPRWRGTHRMLTTEDGKAKCVACGLCPTVCPANCIKLVPGEDEAGNRYPLVFEIDEFRCIFCGYCQEVCPEEAIHMGRHYENAEYSRDKFVYDLERLTAQTHPVSELWDPADPRGE
- a CDS encoding NADH-quinone oxidoreductase subunit J family protein, with the protein product MNNEFFPLFFSFHFYLFAVIALVSAILFVTRKSPVAAALWLVNVMFCLAALYVMLDAQFIGAIQILVYAGAIMVVFLFVVMLLNLGKPEDVSDIRGNLPRVTAGFVGAALLAEVMVLARAKWSAQLTLPVASGEAMRNEPGGIIAPIAEVLLRDQLLAFELASILLLVAIVGAVTLGRKRS
- a CDS encoding NADH-quinone oxidoreductase subunit NuoE family protein — encoded protein: MSHGPSAPSAAPHGQSHDHEPYQPVFTPGSARKQELDDLKTRYPDKRACLLPGLWMIQQDRGWISEDAMREIGEQLGVTAAYVKGVVTFYTMYHQHPVGQHFIQVCTTSPCLCAGADKVVEAFLEHTGCKELGLTSPDGKYTVIEVECLGACGFATPVQINEDYVENVTPEKVPEILRGLQ